CTGCCGAAGGGACTGCCCGGCCAGGCGGCCGTAGAGGTCGCCCACCGCTATCTGCCGTCCGGGTCGGCGGCCGGTATCGGCGGCGACTGGTTCGACGTCATCCCGCTCTCCGGCAGCCGGGTCGCCCTGGTCGTGGGCGACGTCGTCGGCCACGGCATCCCGTCCACCGCCACCATGGGCCGGCTGTGCACGGCGGTGCGCACCCTCGCCGACGTGGACCTGCGGCCCGACGAACTCCTCACCCACCTCGACGACCTGGTCATCCATCTCGCCGCCGGGGAGCGGGGCGAGGTCGCCGAGCTGGGCGCCACCTGCCTCTACGCCGTCTACGACCCCGTCTCCCGCTCGCTGACCGCCGCCGCCGCCGGGCATCCCGCGCCCGCCGTGGTCCTGCCGGACGGCACCTGCCGGATCGTCCCCGTGAGCGCGGGCCCGCCGCTGGGGGTGGGAGGGTTGCCGTTCGAGGCGACGGAGGTCCGGCTGCCCGAGGGCTCCCTGGTCGCCCTCTACACCGACGGTCTCATCGAGCACCGCGGCCGCGACATCGACAGCGTGACCGACGAGCTGTGCCGCGCCCTGGAGGTCTCCGCCGACTCCCTGGAGGCGCTGGCCGACGCCGTGCTGAGGGACGTGCTGCCGGACGACCCCGTCGACGACGTGGCCCTGCTGCTGGCCCGCACCCGCGCGCTCAGCCCCGACCAGGTCGTCACGAAGGACGTCCAGCCGGACCCCGAGGAGGTGGCCGCCGTCCGGGTGTGGGCCGGAGAGCGGCTGGCCGCGTGGGGGCTGGACGAGGTCGCCTTCATCACCGAGCTCGTCGTCAGCGAACTGGTCACCAACGCCATCCGCTACGGGGTGCCTCCCGTGCATCTGCGGCTGATCCGCGACCGCACCCTGATCTGCGAGGTCGCCGACGCCAGCGCCACCTCGCCGCATCTGCGCCGCGCCCACGTCTACGACGAGGGCGGCCGGGGACTGCTGCTGGTGGCCCAGCTGACCCAGCGCTGGGGCAGCCGCCAGACGGACGGCGGCAAGACGATCTGGGCGGAGCAGCCCCTCCCGCAGGGCTGACCCCGGTCAGCCGCCGTCCGCCGCGGCCACCTGGGCGAGGGTGCGCCCCGACCGCGCCGACCTGGCCCGCCGCGGATCGGGGGCGCCACGGCCGCCGGCCCCTCCCTTGGCCGCCCGGACCAGCAGCCACGCCTCCTCACCGCCGTCCGTGCCGTCGCGGAAGCGGGTGAGGGCGTACTCGCCGCGCAGCTTCCCGCCGTGCAGCCGGAACGTGGCGTGCCCGCGCTCCAGCGCCTCCTCGAAGCCGACGGGACGGCCCCGGCGGTCGTGGCCGAGCGGCTCGTACGTGCCCCGGTCCCAGACGATCACCGTGCCGCCGCCGTACTCGCCGCGCGGGATCACGCCCTCGAAGTCCTCGTACTCCAGCGGATGGTCCTCCGTGGGCACGGCGAGCCGCCTGTCCCGCGGATCGGCCGAGGGGCCCTTCGGCACCGACCAGGACCTGAGCACGTCGCCCACCTGCAGCCGGAAGTCGAAGTGCATCCTGCGCGCGTCGTGGATCTGCACGACGAAGCGGGGCTCCGCGCCCGGCGCCGTCCCGCTGCCCCGGGGCTCGCCGGTCCGCCCGAAGTCCCGTTTGCCGTGGTAGTCCCGCAGCCGGTCCCGTTCACCCACCGTGCCGCTCCTTCCCGCAGGCCACCGCTCGGGCGCGGACCCGGGTACCCGGTCAGAACTCCTCGTGCACCTCCGGATCCCCGCCGATCCGCCGGTGGGCCCGGTCGCCGATCGTCCGCATCTGGGCCTCGTCCAGCGCGAAGCCGAACACGTCCAGGTTGGCGCGCTGCCGCTGAGGGTCGGACGACTTGGGGACGGGCAGGGCGCCCAGCTGGAGGTGCCAGCGCAGCACCGCCTGGGCCGGGGTGACCCCGTGCGCCTCGGCGACGGCGCGCACGGCCAGGTCCTCCAGGAGCGTCGAGCCGCGGCCCAGCGGGCTCCAGCTCTCGGTGAGCACTCCCTTGTCCGCGTGGTAGGCGCGCAGCTCCTCCTGCGGGAAGAAGGGGTGCAGCTCGACCTGGTTGACCGAGGGCAGCACCCCGGTCTCCCGCTCCAGCCGCTCGATGTGGTCCGGCGTGAAGTTGGAGACGCCGATCGACCGGACCAGTCCGTCCTCGCGCAGCTTGACCATGGCCTTCCAGGAGCCGACGTACTTGTCGACGCGGGGGAGCGGCCAGTGGATCAGATAGAGGTCGACGTACTCCAGGCCGAGCCGGGCGCGGGACTCCTCGAAGGAGGCGAGGGTCTCCTCGTAGCCGTGGTGCCGGCCCGGGAGCTTCGTCGTCACGACGATCTCCTCGCGGGGGACGCCGGCCCGGGCCACGGCGCGGCCGACACCGGTCTCGTTGCGGTAGTTGGCCGCCGTGTCGACGAGCCGGTAGCCGGCCTCCAGGGCCCCGGCCACCGCGCGCTCCGCCTCGGCGTCGTCCATCGGCCAGGTCCCCAGGCCCAGGGCGGGGATCGTCGTGCCGTCGTTGAGGGTGTGGCTCGGGATGCTGCTCACCAGGATGCCTTCCGGTCGGCGGTGTCGTCCTCCCAGCGTCGGGGACGAGGGGGTCGGTGATCAACCGGAGGGGTACGCAACGGTGGGGAGGACCGACGGAGTGGGGAGCGCATGACGACGGACAGGGACGGCACGGGCGGCGGCACGGCACTGGAGGTGCGTCCGGCGGCCGGGCACATCGGGGCCGAGATCACCGGGGTGGACCTCGCCGGTGACCTCGACGGGACGGTGATCGCCGGGATCAGGGCGGCGGTGCTGCGCTGGAAGGTGGTGTTCTTCCGCGGCCAGCGCCTCGACCACGCCGCCCATGTGGCGCTGGCCCGCCGGTTCGGCGAACCGGTCGTGCTGCCGCGGCGCGGGAAGGCCTCGCCGCCGGACTTCCCCGAGGTGGAGACGACCGCCGACCGGCTGGAGCTCGGCGGGCGGTTCGGCATGGAGCACGACGAGTGGCTGCGCCGCCGCCGGCACACCCTGCTGCGCGGCTGGCACTGCGACCACGGCGCGCGCGTCGACCCGCCGGCCGCGACGATCCTGCGCGCCGAGACCGTCCCGCCCTACGGCGGCGACACCACCTGGGCCAATCTGGCCGCCGCCTACGCCGGACTGTCCGCCCCGGTGCGGGAGTTCGCGGACGGGCTGCGCGCCGAGCACCGGCTGGGAGTCGGATACCAGCCCCGGCCCGGCGACGACGCCTATCTGCGCCATCTGCTGGACCACCAGACCGCCTCCGAGCATCCGCTGGTGCGTGTCCACCCGGAGACCGGGGAACGGGTGCTCTTCGTCAACGGCTACTACGTCGAGCAGATCAGCGGCCTGTCCCGCCCGGAGAGCGCGGCCGTCCTGGAGATGCTGCTCGAGCAGGCCACCCGGCCCGAGTACACGGTGCGGTTCCGCTGGGAGCCGGGCAGCGTCGCCTTCTGGGACAACCGGGCCACCATCCACCTGGCCCCCGGCGACACCGCCCACCTCGGCCGGCCGCGGATCATGCACCGGGTGATGCTCGCCGGTGAGGTCCCGGTGGGCGTGGACGGCCGGCCCTCGCGGCCCCTCACCGGCACCGCGCCGGGCCGCTGGTAGCCGGGCCGCGCTCAGGTCAGCGGGATGACCACCTCGTCCTCGACCGGCGGGTCGGTCTCCTGCGCCCGCAGCCCGGTCGCCGCGTGACAGCGCAGCCGGATCGCCTCGGGGCTCACGTCGAGACGGAGGAAGGACTTGAAGAACGGCGGGCTGTAGGTGGCCGAGCCCGGTGAGAGCACCGAGGTGTACATCTTGCGCACTGGCAGCCGGAACCGCTTGGCCCGGTCCGGCCGCCGGCCGGTGCCGAGCAGCCCGGCGACCAGCCGCATCCGGCGGGTGACCCGGGGCGGCGCGCCCGGCACGCGGGTGGGCCCGATGCCGAGGCGTTCGGCGATCACGGCCATCGCCTCGGCATCGGTGAGGGCGAAGAAGCGGCGCAGCCGCAGCCGGCGCCCGTAGAGCGCGCTGTAGAAGGCGAGGGAGTCGCCGCGCAGCGGGTAGCAGCGGAAGTCCCGCTCGGTGACACCGGCGACGTCCACCCGGGGGATGGTGTGGGTGGCGTGCGTGAAGGCCCCGCCGCCGCCCGCCACCACGTACTGCAGGGTGCGTCCGTCGTCCAGCCGCACCGGGTAGCGCTGGTAGTTGTGGATGTCGCCGCCTATCGCGGCCACGTAGTGGTGCGCGGGATCGCGGACGATGTCGTCGACGGTGCCGCCGCCCTCGACGGGGCACGGGTGGTGCTTGCCGTCCACGTACAGGGGCGAGCCGGTGACCAATATCTTCGGGCGCGGTCCGCGCGAGACCTCGCGCAGCCAGGCGCCCTGCCCGGCGTCGACGGTGCCCAGCAGCCCCGTGTCGATGCCGACGATCCGCACCGGCCCGGCGTCGATCGCCCAGTACGGTCCCGGCTGCGCCGCCCGTTGGCCCGGCGCCGACCGCAGCTTCCGCGCCTCGTCGAGGTGCCGGCCGTCCCCGGCGCGCGGCCGGTGCCACAGCAGGGAGCGCA
The Streptomyces fungicidicus DNA segment above includes these coding regions:
- a CDS encoding metallophosphoesterase family protein — translated: MSDSSRDTAEGAGWGTAERGAYRRLMPNQAEKISWLDPRMLWAARNGVLASWLGDPTGETRARWAAQRAAAGAPADRVIRRDDPDRFSFLVIGDTGEGGDPQYAVVPGLLREGRDTAFAVLASDVIYPVGSADGYGPKFFRPYRDYPAPIYAIPGNHDWYEDLAGFMRVFCDDAPPLPPAPAPRPLGRAWLRSLLWHRPRAGDGRHLDEARKLRSAPGQRAAQPGPYWAIDAGPVRIVGIDTGLLGTVDAGQGAWLREVSRGPRPKILVTGSPLYVDGKHHPCPVEGGGTVDDIVRDPAHHYVAAIGGDIHNYQRYPVRLDDGRTLQYVVAGGGGAFTHATHTIPRVDVAGVTERDFRCYPLRGDSLAFYSALYGRRLRLRRFFALTDAEAMAVIAERLGIGPTRVPGAPPRVTRRMRLVAGLLGTGRRPDRAKRFRLPVRKMYTSVLSPGSATYSPPFFKSFLRLDVSPEAIRLRCHAATGLRAQETDPPVEDEVVIPLT
- a CDS encoding DNA polymerase ligase N-terminal domain-containing protein; the encoded protein is MGERDRLRDYHGKRDFGRTGEPRGSGTAPGAEPRFVVQIHDARRMHFDFRLQVGDVLRSWSVPKGPSADPRDRRLAVPTEDHPLEYEDFEGVIPRGEYGGGTVIVWDRGTYEPLGHDRRGRPVGFEEALERGHATFRLHGGKLRGEYALTRFRDGTDGGEEAWLLVRAAKGGAGGRGAPDPRRARSARSGRTLAQVAAADGG
- a CDS encoding TauD/TfdA dioxygenase family protein, which translates into the protein MTTDRDGTGGGTALEVRPAAGHIGAEITGVDLAGDLDGTVIAGIRAAVLRWKVVFFRGQRLDHAAHVALARRFGEPVVLPRRGKASPPDFPEVETTADRLELGGRFGMEHDEWLRRRRHTLLRGWHCDHGARVDPPAATILRAETVPPYGGDTTWANLAAAYAGLSAPVREFADGLRAEHRLGVGYQPRPGDDAYLRHLLDHQTASEHPLVRVHPETGERVLFVNGYYVEQISGLSRPESAAVLEMLLEQATRPEYTVRFRWEPGSVAFWDNRATIHLAPGDTAHLGRPRIMHRVMLAGEVPVGVDGRPSRPLTGTAPGRW
- a CDS encoding aldo/keto reductase gives rise to the protein MSSIPSHTLNDGTTIPALGLGTWPMDDAEAERAVAGALEAGYRLVDTAANYRNETGVGRAVARAGVPREEIVVTTKLPGRHHGYEETLASFEESRARLGLEYVDLYLIHWPLPRVDKYVGSWKAMVKLREDGLVRSIGVSNFTPDHIERLERETGVLPSVNQVELHPFFPQEELRAYHADKGVLTESWSPLGRGSTLLEDLAVRAVAEAHGVTPAQAVLRWHLQLGALPVPKSSDPQRQRANLDVFGFALDEAQMRTIGDRAHRRIGGDPEVHEEF